One part of the Paraglaciecola sp. L3A3 genome encodes these proteins:
- a CDS encoding M48 family metallopeptidase has protein sequence MYKPIHLFIILFAFLLTACAKSPLGRNQLKIYSNSQLSGMGEQAFDSMKTEQKVSTKQVSNQFVQCVADAITKHVPKSVFSGEWELVVFDEPQINAFALPGGKIGVYAGLLEVTENQDQLAAVIGHEVGHVIADHGNERMSSNTLIGIGMEATNVLLQTKQVASSNMIMAGLGLGLQVGFQLPFGRTHETEADLIGLELMAKAGFRPEQSMKLWENMDKASGDNRQPEFMSTHPSPTTRIETLNNNMPKALQIYKAATDRPSC, from the coding sequence ATGTATAAACCGATTCACTTATTTATTATCCTCTTTGCCTTTTTGTTAACCGCCTGCGCAAAATCACCACTGGGTCGCAATCAACTAAAAATTTATTCAAATTCACAATTATCGGGCATGGGTGAACAAGCCTTCGATAGTATGAAAACAGAACAAAAAGTATCGACTAAACAAGTATCTAATCAATTCGTGCAGTGTGTCGCCGATGCGATTACTAAACATGTGCCTAAATCAGTATTCAGCGGCGAGTGGGAATTAGTCGTATTTGATGAGCCACAAATCAATGCATTTGCCTTACCTGGCGGAAAAATTGGCGTATATGCAGGTTTATTAGAAGTCACCGAAAACCAAGATCAACTTGCCGCTGTTATCGGCCACGAAGTAGGTCATGTTATTGCTGATCATGGTAATGAAAGAATGTCGAGCAACACGTTAATCGGTATAGGTATGGAAGCGACCAATGTTTTACTGCAAACCAAACAAGTAGCTAGCAGTAATATGATAATGGCGGGGTTGGGTTTAGGCTTACAAGTTGGCTTTCAATTACCCTTTGGCAGAACTCACGAAACAGAAGCTGACTTAATTGGTTTAGAGCTGATGGCTAAAGCTGGTTTTAGACCCGAGCAGTCAATGAAGTTATGGGAAAACATGGACAAAGCCAGTGGCGATAATCGTCAACCGGAGTTTATGTCAACTCACCCCTCGCCCACAACTCGAATAGAGACGCTAAATAACAACATGCCTAAAGCTTTACAAATCTATAAGGCAGCCACTGACAGACCAAGTTGCTAA
- the metK gene encoding methionine adenosyltransferase: MTAHLFTSESVSEGHPDKIADQISDAVLDAILTQDPKARVACETFVKTGMVLVGGEVTTSAWVDIEEITRKTVREIGYVHSDMGFDADSCAILNAIGKQSPDINQGVDRTSPEEQGAGDQGLMFGYASNETDVLMPAPITYSHRLVKRQAEVRKNGTLNWLRPDAKSQVTFIYEDGQPVGVDAIVLSTQHCDSISTADLREAVMEEIIKPVMPEKWLTPKTKYFINPTGRFVIGGPMGDCGLTGRKIIVDTYGGMARHGGGAFSGKDPSKVDRSAAYAARYVAKNIVAAGLADKCEIQVSYAIGVAEPTSINVDTFGTSKISEAKLIELIRNNFELRPYGLIKMLDLERPIYQPTAAYGHFGRDEFPWEKTDLAERLKASI, encoded by the coding sequence ATGACAGCACATTTATTTACATCAGAATCAGTATCCGAAGGACATCCTGATAAAATTGCCGATCAAATATCTGATGCGGTACTAGACGCCATTTTAACTCAAGATCCCAAAGCCCGTGTAGCGTGTGAGACATTTGTTAAAACCGGCATGGTGTTAGTGGGCGGTGAAGTAACCACCTCTGCATGGGTCGATATTGAAGAAATTACTCGCAAAACAGTGCGCGAAATAGGCTATGTGCACTCAGATATGGGCTTTGATGCAGACTCTTGTGCCATCTTAAATGCAATTGGTAAACAATCTCCTGATATCAATCAAGGGGTTGACCGTACTTCTCCTGAAGAGCAAGGCGCTGGCGATCAAGGTTTGATGTTTGGTTATGCTAGCAACGAAACTGACGTGTTAATGCCAGCCCCTATTACTTATTCCCACAGATTAGTTAAACGCCAAGCTGAAGTACGTAAAAATGGTACCTTAAATTGGTTACGCCCTGACGCCAAAAGCCAAGTCACCTTCATTTATGAAGATGGCCAACCTGTGGGCGTAGACGCAATCGTATTATCGACTCAACATTGTGATTCGATTAGTACTGCAGATTTGCGCGAAGCCGTAATGGAAGAAATCATTAAGCCAGTGATGCCAGAAAAATGGTTAACACCAAAAACTAAATATTTTATTAACCCCACAGGTCGTTTTGTTATTGGCGGTCCTATGGGTGATTGTGGCTTAACTGGACGTAAAATAATAGTTGATACCTATGGTGGTATGGCTCGTCACGGTGGCGGTGCATTTTCTGGTAAAGACCCATCAAAAGTCGATAGATCTGCTGCTTATGCAGCCCGCTATGTTGCAAAAAATATTGTTGCTGCAGGCTTAGCTGACAAATGTGAAATTCAAGTGTCTTATGCTATTGGTGTTGCCGAGCCTACATCTATTAATGTAGATACATTTGGTACTAGTAAAATATCTGAAGCCAAATTGATTGAACTAATACGTAACAACTTTGAACTTAGACCTTACGGTTTAATAAAGATGTTAGATCTTGAACGCCCTATTTATCAGCCGACAGCAGCATACGGCCACTTTGGACGCGACGAATTCCCTTGGGAAAAAACAGATTTAGCAGAACGCTTAAAAGCCAGTATATAA
- the ybaK gene encoding Cys-tRNA(Pro) deacylase: MTPAINTLKKLKIKHQIHSYEHDENHASFGLEAAEKLNVAAQRVFKTLVVKLDSGALAVAVLPVDKMLSMKLIAKALSAKKAEMADKLEVQRSTGYVLGGVSPLGQKKRLKTVIDASAEQEQTIYVSAGKRGLEIELSSQDLALATQAKVVQIIS; encoded by the coding sequence ATGACACCAGCGATTAATACTCTTAAAAAACTAAAAATAAAACACCAGATACATAGTTATGAGCATGATGAAAATCATGCCTCGTTTGGCTTGGAAGCAGCAGAGAAACTTAATGTTGCAGCACAACGAGTGTTTAAAACCTTAGTGGTGAAATTAGACTCTGGTGCTCTGGCAGTGGCAGTACTACCTGTAGATAAAATGCTCAGCATGAAATTAATTGCTAAAGCCTTATCAGCTAAAAAAGCTGAAATGGCAGATAAACTAGAAGTGCAAAGATCAACTGGATATGTGTTAGGTGGGGTGAGCCCTTTAGGACAAAAAAAACGTTTAAAAACGGTGATTGATGCTTCAGCTGAGCAAGAACAAACTATTTATGTGAGTGCCGGTAAAAGAGGTTTAGAAATAGAATTGAGTAGCCAAGACTTAGCCTTGGCTACTCAAGCTAAAGTAGTACAAATTATAAGTTAA
- the pepP gene encoding Xaa-Pro aminopeptidase, with the protein MPNTQFYQRREQLLQSMQANSICLIPAADHVTRSRDTEYTFRQDSYFQYLCGFPEPQAWLVLSNHPNYKKSLSVLFCLDKDPLAEVWQGRRYGPKQAKRQFVIDMAFALDELEEKLLDLLDGHDNLYFAQGHNDEADEMVFSLMQSLREAPKQSMLPPNTLIDVRTILDEMRLIKSPAELDIMRQAAAISIDAHKRAMLFAEDGKNEYHLEAEIHHEFAMQGAKNPAYGTIVGSGDNACILHYTENNQVLKNGDLVLIDAGCELQGYAADITRTFPVSGKFTQAQAQLYQLVLDAQLASFELIKPGNTLKQATDLAVRIITQGLLDLAILQGELDDNIRRQTYRQFFMHGLGHWLGLDVHDVGIYKIDGQERPLQPGMVLTIEPGIYIAPDATVAEKWQGIGIRIEDNLHVTETGYENLTQACPKTIAEIEDLMQSTNQTNCES; encoded by the coding sequence ATGCCTAATACCCAATTTTATCAGCGTAGAGAGCAGTTATTGCAATCTATGCAAGCTAATAGTATTTGTTTGATTCCTGCGGCTGATCATGTCACTCGCAGTAGAGATACTGAATATACTTTCCGTCAAGATAGTTATTTTCAATATTTGTGCGGTTTCCCTGAACCCCAAGCTTGGTTAGTTTTATCTAACCACCCTAATTATAAAAAGAGTTTGTCTGTCTTGTTTTGTTTAGACAAAGACCCTCTTGCTGAAGTGTGGCAAGGGCGCAGATATGGACCCAAACAAGCAAAAAGACAATTTGTTATTGATATGGCCTTTGCTCTAGATGAATTAGAAGAAAAACTTTTAGATTTGTTAGATGGCCATGACAATCTGTATTTTGCTCAGGGCCACAATGACGAAGCAGACGAAATGGTTTTTTCTTTAATGCAATCTTTGCGTGAAGCGCCAAAACAAAGCATGTTGCCGCCTAATACTCTGATTGATGTAAGAACTATTTTAGATGAAATGCGTTTGATAAAATCACCAGCCGAGTTAGACATTATGCGCCAAGCCGCAGCTATTTCTATTGATGCCCACAAACGTGCCATGTTATTTGCTGAAGATGGTAAAAATGAATATCACTTAGAAGCTGAAATTCATCACGAATTTGCCATGCAAGGGGCTAAAAACCCCGCTTATGGCACTATAGTTGGCAGTGGTGATAATGCTTGTATTTTACATTACACAGAAAATAATCAAGTACTCAAAAACGGCGACTTAGTATTAATAGACGCGGGTTGTGAATTACAAGGTTATGCTGCTGATATTACTCGCACCTTCCCTGTTTCTGGGAAGTTCACCCAAGCTCAAGCTCAACTTTATCAGTTAGTCTTAGATGCACAACTGGCCTCTTTTGAGTTGATAAAACCTGGTAATACACTAAAGCAAGCCACTGATTTAGCCGTTCGAATCATTACTCAAGGTTTACTTGATCTTGCTATTTTACAGGGTGAGTTAGACGATAATATTCGCCGGCAAACTTATCGCCAGTTTTTTATGCATGGCTTAGGGCATTGGCTTGGTTTAGATGTGCATGATGTGGGCATTTATAAAATAGATGGGCAGGAAAGGCCGTTACAACCAGGTATGGTATTAACCATTGAACCGGGTATCTATATTGCTCCTGATGCCACAGTCGCTGAAAAATGGCAAGGCATTGGGATTCGAATTGAAGATAATTTACATGTCACTGAAACAGGCTACGAAAACCTAACTCAGGCCTGCCCAAAAACTATTGCAGAAATTGAAGATTTAATGCAAAGCACTAATCAAACTAATTGCGAGAGTTAA
- a CDS encoding alpha/beta fold hydrolase, whose translation MKKIIFVLLSIFTFSSLAVAENSAKYNKELVGFDYPFTVNTLKFNSQNQELKMRYMDVGDRNAKKVIVLLHGKNFAGYYWQRTAQDLIKKGYRVIIPDQIGFGKSSKPDYYQYSFSQLGLNTKILLDSLNIEKFDLVGHSMGGMLAVTFAVNYSQAVNKLILINPIGLEDYSKYVQFKDVNFFYQNELKATMSKAINYQKNNYYDGKWSSEYEKLLIPLKGMLAGDDWQVVAWNNALTYGPIFAENIVDKFSQITNETVLIIGTRDKTGPGRGWLKEGVTRKLGEYKKLGKNAQKMIKGATLIELDGLGHMPHYEDYSVFSKAFNQALKL comes from the coding sequence ATGAAGAAAATTATTTTTGTTTTGCTGTCTATTTTTACGTTCAGTTCACTTGCAGTGGCTGAGAATAGCGCCAAGTATAATAAAGAATTAGTAGGGTTTGACTATCCATTTACCGTCAATACATTAAAGTTTAATTCGCAAAACCAAGAATTGAAAATGCGCTATATGGATGTTGGCGATAGAAACGCCAAAAAAGTGATTGTCTTATTACATGGAAAAAATTTTGCTGGCTATTATTGGCAAAGAACTGCTCAAGACCTAATAAAAAAGGGATACAGAGTGATTATTCCTGATCAAATTGGGTTTGGTAAGTCATCTAAACCAGATTACTACCAATATAGTTTTAGCCAATTAGGCTTAAACACTAAAATATTATTAGATAGCTTAAATATAGAAAAATTTGACCTAGTAGGGCATTCGATGGGGGGGATGTTAGCGGTGACTTTTGCGGTTAATTATAGTCAGGCTGTGAATAAGTTAATTCTAATTAATCCCATTGGTTTAGAAGATTATAGTAAATATGTACAATTCAAAGACGTTAATTTCTTTTATCAAAATGAGTTAAAAGCCACCATGAGTAAGGCTATTAACTATCAGAAAAATAATTATTATGATGGTAAGTGGTCTAGTGAATACGAAAAACTGCTAATACCGTTAAAAGGTATGTTGGCCGGGGATGATTGGCAAGTCGTTGCCTGGAATAATGCTTTAACCTATGGCCCTATATTCGCAGAGAACATAGTGGATAAGTTTTCACAAATTACTAATGAAACCGTGCTAATTATTGGTACCCGAGATAAAACAGGTCCTGGTCGAGGGTGGTTAAAAGAAGGGGTGACTAGAAAACTGGGTGAATATAAAAAGCTTGGAAAAAATGCACAAAAAATGATTAAGGGGGCAACGCTAATAGAACTTGATGGCTTAGGTCATATGCCTCATTACGAAGACTACAGTGTGTTTAGTAAAGCTTTTAATCAAGCACTAAAATTGTAA
- the tkt gene encoding transketolase yields the protein MPSRRELANAIRALSMDAVQKAKSGHPGAPMGMADIAQVLWSDFLNHNPTNPDWVNRDRFVLSNGHGSMLIYSLLHLSGYALPIEELAQFRQLHSKTPGHPEYGYTAGVETTTGPLGQGIANAVGMAVAEKTLAAQFNKPGHDIVDHYTYSFLGDGCLMEGVSHEACSLAGTLGLGKLIAFWDDNGISIDGEVEGWFTDDTPARFKAYGWHVIADVDGHDADAIAAAIAEAKSVTDKPTMICCKTIIGFGSPNKSGSHDCHGAPLGDDEIAAAREFLNWPYAPFEIPADVYAGWDAKDAGSSKEQDWNAKFDAYAAAFPELAAEFKRRMTGDLPADFSAKADAFIQECQDKSENIASRKASQNSIEAFASILPEVLGGSADLAGSNLTLWSGAKGLTAEDASGNYIYYGVREFGMTAIMNGIGLHGGFRPYGATFLMFMEYARNALRMSALMGIPNIQVYTHDSIGQGEDGPTHQPIEQVANLRLTPNMDTWRPCDAAETATAWKFSLERKDGPSSLIFSRQGLPAQARDAVQLKDIARGGYVLKDTAGTPDVIIIATGSEVGISVDAAEQLAAQGIAARVVSMPCTSVFDKQDTDYKESVLPAAITKRVAVEAAHVDYWYKYVGFNGAIVGMSTFGESAPGGELLKHFGITADAVVEAAKGL from the coding sequence ATGCCTTCACGTCGAGAACTCGCCAACGCAATCCGTGCACTTAGTATGGACGCCGTTCAAAAAGCCAAATCAGGTCACCCAGGTGCACCTATGGGAATGGCAGATATTGCTCAAGTTTTATGGAGTGACTTTCTAAATCACAACCCAACCAATCCAGATTGGGTTAACCGCGACCGTTTTGTATTGTCAAACGGCCATGGTTCAATGTTGATTTATTCATTATTGCATTTATCGGGTTACGCTTTACCAATTGAAGAATTGGCGCAGTTTAGACAACTACATTCTAAAACACCTGGTCATCCAGAATATGGTTACACCGCGGGTGTTGAAACCACTACAGGTCCTTTAGGTCAAGGTATTGCAAATGCTGTAGGTATGGCTGTTGCGGAAAAAACTTTAGCCGCTCAATTTAATAAGCCTGGTCATGACATAGTTGATCACTACACTTATAGCTTTTTAGGTGACGGCTGTTTAATGGAAGGTGTTTCTCACGAAGCATGTTCATTAGCGGGTACTTTAGGTTTAGGTAAACTTATCGCATTTTGGGATGACAACGGTATTTCTATTGATGGTGAAGTAGAAGGCTGGTTCACCGACGATACACCTGCTCGTTTTAAAGCTTACGGTTGGCATGTGATTGCTGATGTTGATGGCCATGATGCAGACGCCATTGCTGCAGCTATTGCAGAAGCTAAATCAGTAACTGATAAACCCACCATGATTTGTTGTAAAACTATCATTGGTTTTGGTTCTCCGAATAAATCAGGTAGTCATGATTGTCACGGTGCTCCATTAGGTGATGATGAAATTGCTGCTGCTCGTGAATTCTTAAATTGGCCATATGCACCATTTGAAATTCCTGCTGACGTATATGCTGGTTGGGATGCTAAAGATGCAGGTTCTAGTAAAGAACAAGATTGGAATGCTAAGTTTGACGCTTACGCAGCTGCTTTTCCTGAACTAGCAGCAGAGTTCAAACGTCGTATGACTGGCGATTTACCTGCAGATTTCTCAGCTAAAGCTGACGCTTTTATTCAAGAATGCCAAGATAAGTCTGAAAATATTGCAAGTCGTAAAGCTTCACAAAACTCTATCGAAGCCTTTGCTAGTATTTTGCCTGAAGTGTTAGGAGGTTCTGCTGATTTAGCCGGTTCTAACTTAACATTATGGTCTGGTGCTAAAGGTTTAACCGCTGAAGACGCTAGCGGTAACTACATCTATTACGGTGTTCGTGAGTTTGGTATGACAGCCATTATGAATGGTATTGGTCTGCACGGTGGTTTCCGTCCTTACGGTGCTACTTTCTTAATGTTTATGGAATATGCTCGTAACGCGTTAAGAATGTCAGCCTTAATGGGTATTCCAAATATTCAGGTTTATACACATGATTCAATTGGTCAAGGTGAAGATGGTCCAACTCACCAGCCAATCGAACAAGTTGCAAATTTACGTTTGACTCCAAACATGGATACATGGCGTCCGTGTGATGCAGCTGAAACAGCGACTGCATGGAAATTTTCTCTAGAACGTAAGGATGGTCCTTCTTCTTTAATCTTTAGCCGTCAAGGTTTGCCAGCGCAAGCTCGTGATGCTGTACAGCTTAAAGATATCGCTCGTGGTGGTTATGTCTTAAAAGATACTGCGGGTACACCAGATGTGATCATTATTGCTACGGGTTCTGAAGTCGGTATTAGTGTTGATGCTGCAGAACAACTTGCTGCTCAAGGGATCGCTGCACGAGTGGTGTCTATGCCTTGTACTTCAGTTTTTGATAAGCAAGATACAGATTATAAAGAATCGGTATTACCAGCAGCGATTACTAAACGTGTGGCGGTTGAAGCGGCTCATGTTGATTACTGGTATAAATATGTAGGCTTTAATGGCGCTATTGTAGGTATGTCTACATTTGGTGAGTCTGCACCTGGCGGCGAATTGTTGAAACATTTTGGTATTACTGCTGATGCAGTAGTAGAAGCCGCTAAAGGTTTATAA
- a CDS encoding FAD-dependent oxidoreductase, producing the protein MQSVDIVIVGGGVVGLTQALALQESGLSVAVVESHVSENMPSGEPQLRVSALTVATQTVLQNIGAWQHLDPSRMSRYLDMYVWDQDSFANIDFKSAKVESNELGYILENQSIRHALWLQAEQSSFIQLLAPKKIENLVFGQQECFITLNDGSHLTARLVIGADGANSLVKKQANLVETFWDYEQHAIVATIKTELPHQNIARQVFTASGPLAFLPLWDGHYCSIVWSQDEPISAELMALDKAEFEKALTVAFDGQLGLCELVSEKQAYPLKMRYSRQWLDDRVVIVGDAAHTLHPLAGQGANLGILDAAALAEQINKLVSQDKDFGLAKNLRPFERWRKTEAVKMIAAMEGFKRLFAGEKPVKKLFRDIGLAAVNQIPMVKQSIIKQAMGLAGELPKLAKK; encoded by the coding sequence ATGCAAAGCGTAGATATAGTCATTGTTGGTGGTGGTGTAGTGGGCTTGACTCAAGCTTTAGCTTTGCAAGAAAGTGGTTTATCAGTCGCGGTAGTAGAAAGCCATGTCAGTGAAAATATGCCAAGTGGAGAGCCGCAACTTAGAGTTAGTGCTCTGACTGTTGCCACACAAACTGTGTTGCAAAATATTGGAGCTTGGCAACATTTAGACCCTTCTCGAATGAGCCGTTATCTTGATATGTATGTTTGGGATCAAGATAGTTTTGCCAATATTGATTTTAAATCAGCAAAAGTTGAGAGTAACGAATTAGGCTATATTCTAGAAAATCAAAGTATCCGTCACGCTTTGTGGTTACAGGCAGAACAGTCTAGCTTTATTCAGTTATTAGCGCCGAAAAAAATAGAAAACTTAGTATTCGGTCAACAAGAATGTTTTATTACCTTAAATGATGGAAGCCATCTTACCGCTAGGTTGGTAATCGGTGCAGATGGGGCGAATTCTTTAGTTAAAAAACAAGCAAACTTAGTCGAAACATTTTGGGATTATGAGCAACACGCCATAGTCGCAACCATTAAAACAGAGCTGCCCCATCAAAATATTGCTAGGCAAGTTTTTACTGCTTCAGGGCCATTAGCATTTTTACCATTATGGGATGGGCATTATTGCTCTATTGTGTGGTCGCAAGATGAACCTATATCTGCTGAGTTAATGGCTTTAGACAAGGCTGAATTTGAAAAGGCGCTAACGGTTGCTTTCGATGGGCAATTAGGTCTTTGTGAATTAGTCAGTGAAAAGCAAGCTTATCCACTAAAAATGCGCTACAGCCGACAATGGCTTGATGATAGAGTGGTTATAGTTGGTGATGCGGCTCATACTCTTCATCCTCTGGCCGGGCAGGGGGCCAATTTGGGAATTTTAGATGCGGCCGCCTTAGCAGAACAAATCAATAAATTAGTGTCACAAGATAAAGATTTTGGTTTAGCTAAAAATTTACGCCCTTTTGAACGCTGGCGCAAAACTGAAGCGGTAAAAATGATAGCGGCAATGGAAGGATTTAAACGTTTGTTTGCTGGTGAAAAGCCAGTAAAAAAACTATTTCGAGATATTGGTTTAGCTGCGGTTAATCAAATACCTATGGTGAAACAGTCAATTATTAAGCAAGCTATGGGTTTAGCTGGTGAATTGCCTAAATTAGCTAAAAAATAG
- a CDS encoding glycoside hydrolase family protein: MDMNQLLLPVPSHAKFIDPDYYIWGASMVEDDQGQYHLFYSRWPKAYGHNAWLTHSEIAHAVADSPTGPYKHLDVALPARGQEYWDGLDTHNPTVHKFGDKYYLYYMGNTGDGKISKGFNWSHRNNQRIGVAVANHPNGPWKRSDKPLIDISSNKDAHDALMVSNPSIAQRADGKFVLVYKAVGKQKALPGGGPVVHLVALSDNPDKDFVKQANPVFTKPGEAFPAEDPYIWSQDSQLWAIVKDMHGAFSEVGQSLVLFESTDGLDWHVATNPLVSKLQINWRATGIHKVAHLERPQLWLKDGVPKVLFAAADENREHSFNVHIPLAAKK, translated from the coding sequence ATGGATATGAATCAATTATTATTACCTGTTCCCAGTCATGCTAAATTTATCGATCCTGATTATTATATTTGGGGGGCTAGCATGGTTGAAGATGACCAAGGGCAATATCATTTATTTTATAGTCGCTGGCCAAAAGCTTATGGGCATAATGCTTGGTTAACACATTCTGAAATTGCTCACGCAGTAGCAGACTCCCCTACAGGCCCTTATAAACATCTAGATGTAGCATTACCTGCTAGAGGCCAAGAATATTGGGATGGATTAGATACTCATAATCCTACCGTGCACAAGTTTGGTGATAAATATTATTTATATTACATGGGCAACACTGGCGACGGTAAAATATCCAAAGGATTCAACTGGTCTCACAGAAACAATCAACGTATTGGGGTGGCAGTAGCCAATCATCCAAATGGCCCTTGGAAACGCTCAGATAAACCACTTATCGATATAAGCAGTAACAAGGATGCCCATGATGCATTGATGGTCAGTAACCCTTCTATTGCTCAACGTGCAGACGGAAAATTTGTTTTAGTTTACAAAGCAGTAGGTAAACAAAAAGCACTACCTGGTGGTGGCCCAGTGGTACATTTAGTCGCATTATCAGATAATCCAGATAAAGATTTTGTTAAACAAGCGAATCCAGTTTTTACTAAGCCTGGCGAAGCCTTTCCGGCTGAAGACCCCTATATATGGTCTCAAGACAGCCAGCTATGGGCCATAGTTAAAGATATGCATGGCGCTTTTTCTGAAGTAGGACAATCATTAGTCTTATTTGAATCTACCGACGGGCTAGATTGGCATGTAGCGACAAATCCTTTGGTGTCTAAGTTACAAATAAATTGGCGCGCCACGGGGATACATAAAGTAGCACATTTAGAAAGGCCACAATTATGGCTAAAAGATGGTGTCCCTAAAGTATTGTTTGCAGCCGCAGATGAAAATAGAGAACACTCATTTAATGTACACATTCCTCTGGCTGCAAAGAAATAA
- a CDS encoding mechanosensitive ion channel family protein, protein MFEFDADKISQLVDTYVIPWGINILMALIIYVIGKMIVGVIVNVLGKLLARSKYDDMLVDFLKAIANALLMLFVIVAALDQLGVDTTSLVAILGAAGLAIGLSLQGSLQNFAAGVMLLVFKPFKAGDFVEAGGAAGVVKSISIFTTIMTTGDNKEVIIPNGSIYGGNITNYSAKDTRRVDMVVGIGYDADLKRAKEVLKEIADADERILKEPAVTIAVAELADSSVNFVVRPWTATADFWAVKFAFNEAVKLRFDQEGISIPFPQMDVHVHKDDAKA, encoded by the coding sequence ATGTTTGAATTTGATGCAGATAAAATATCACAATTAGTGGATACCTATGTAATTCCATGGGGCATCAACATTTTGATGGCACTGATCATTTATGTAATTGGTAAAATGATAGTTGGTGTCATAGTCAATGTATTAGGTAAGCTATTAGCTAGATCTAAGTACGATGACATGTTGGTTGATTTTCTTAAAGCGATAGCCAATGCATTATTAATGTTATTCGTTATTGTTGCAGCCTTAGATCAACTTGGTGTTGATACTACGTCTTTGGTGGCCATTTTAGGTGCAGCCGGTTTAGCTATTGGTTTATCTTTACAGGGATCTCTACAAAACTTTGCTGCAGGTGTGATGTTATTAGTATTTAAACCTTTTAAAGCGGGTGATTTCGTAGAAGCTGGTGGTGCTGCTGGTGTAGTTAAAAGTATCAGTATTTTTACTACTATTATGACTACTGGTGACAACAAAGAAGTGATAATTCCTAATGGCTCCATTTATGGTGGCAACATCACTAACTATTCTGCTAAAGATACACGTCGTGTAGACATGGTAGTTGGTATTGGTTATGACGCAGACCTTAAGAGAGCGAAAGAAGTATTAAAAGAAATTGCTGACGCTGACGAGCGTATTCTTAAAGAGCCTGCAGTAACAATTGCTGTTGCTGAATTAGCTGACAGCAGCGTTAACTTTGTGGTTAGACCTTGGACTGCTACAGCTGATTTCTGGGCGGTTAAGTTTGCTTTTAACGAAGCGGTTAAACTTCGCTTTGACCAAGAAGGTATTTCTATTCCATTCCCACAAATGGATGTACATGTTCATAAAGACGACGCTAAAGCGTAA
- a CDS encoding 16S rRNA (uracil(1498)-N(3))-methyltransferase, translating into MRIIRIYYPHELAVDSQVTLTDDASNHLINVLRAKVDQDIVLFNGDGNEYSAHLSDISKRKTTASVDSKISISIESPLSIHLGQGVSRGDRMEWVIQKSVELGVSEITPLITERCGVKLNPQRWLKKHEQWQKLIISACEQCGRNVLPILHQPTLLTDWIHQSTSQIRLTLHPRAEQAFRHLAIPPKGARLLIGPEGGFTDQEIYQTEQNGFYCVQLGPRVLRTETAAITAISALQAIHGDL; encoded by the coding sequence ATGCGTATAATCCGGATCTATTACCCTCATGAGTTAGCAGTTGATAGCCAAGTCACTTTGACCGACGATGCCAGCAACCATTTAATTAACGTATTACGGGCTAAAGTGGATCAAGATATCGTTTTATTTAACGGTGACGGAAATGAATATAGCGCACACTTATCTGATATCAGCAAACGTAAAACTACCGCCTCAGTCGATTCAAAAATATCAATAAGTATTGAGTCACCATTATCTATTCATTTAGGTCAAGGTGTCTCACGTGGAGACCGGATGGAATGGGTGATTCAAAAGTCGGTAGAATTAGGCGTCAGCGAAATCACTCCCCTAATAACAGAACGTTGTGGGGTAAAGCTTAATCCACAACGATGGCTAAAAAAACATGAACAGTGGCAAAAGTTAATCATTTCAGCCTGTGAACAATGTGGCAGAAACGTATTACCTATACTACATCAGCCAACACTTTTGACAGATTGGATCCATCAATCGACTAGCCAGATAAGACTTACCCTGCACCCTAGAGCGGAACAAGCTTTTAGACATCTTGCCATACCACCTAAAGGTGCGAGATTATTAATTGGTCCAGAAGGTGGGTTTACAGATCAAGAAATTTACCAGACAGAACAAAATGGCTTTTATTGTGTGCAGTTAGGCCCAAGAGTTTTACGCACCGAAACAGCAGCGATTACGGCGATATCTGCATTACAAGCGATCCACGGTGACCTCTAA